CCCTGGAACTGCTACTTCAACAGCTCCGCGCTCGTCGTCCAGTCCGACCCCAGTAAGTCACTGATGAACTGATCCGGTTCCTTTGGGGCTCCGCGAGCTCTGAGATGGTGATAATCTTAATCCGTGTGTTATCTGATACCTGAATGTCACGTTTTCTTTGCAGGTTATGGATCTTGCACGTACTACTGAGACAGAGATCGCCGCCGGGGTTGCGGAGGCCGTGCAAGCTGAACCACCATTGATGCGGCTGAGAGCTCCAGCGTGCCCTCTTTGCTGATACCACCGTTGTGCCATTGTTTGTTGTTGAGGAACTGATGAGGAACGGGAGCAGATGCAGATTGCTGTGTTGTGTCGTGTCTAGTAAACTGTGATGCAGTTGACCTTTCGAGATCTTCGAACAACTCATTGATAcatttttaattttaattaactCGAAGTTGTCACttcaaatttcaaacatctGAGTCGATCGGTTCGCGCATGATTTGTTGACTCCAGCGGCCGTCCAggcaagcaaacaaacaaacgGTTCATTCCAATCTGGCAATTTCCAATCCAATCTCCACTCGCGTGACCTACCCGACCGCTGGCGGCAAAGGACCGACCCAGAcccacggcgcggcggcgccccgccTCCAGTCCCCGGCGACGGCAcgatgcggcggcggcccttCTCCCGGCACGACGGCTTCTTCGCCTCCCTCCAGCGGGTGGGTAACCCAAACGGACCCCCAAGCCGTTCTcaccttctcttctcttcttcaaTCGCACACGAGctgtcctccctcctctctgACGCCGAGAGCTCTCGTCCCCTGCTCCTCAGGTGGAAGACCGGCTGGCCGCGGAGCAGCATCAGGAGCAGAGGcaggacccgccgccgccgccgccggcggctccggcgacggcaaCGGCACGCCAACCCGACGCGTCGCCGTTCTCGGACACCATGACGACCGCgtccccgctcctcctcctcgacccggCACCGCCCAGCGCGCCCGCGAGCCGCGACAGCAGCGGCCCGGCGCTGGACTTCCTCACCGCCCACACCGAACAGGACCAACGCATCCAacaggacgacggcggcggcggcggcggtgtcgtcGAGGAGGACATCGCTTGGCTCATGGCGCTGCTGggcctgtcgccgccgccaccgccggacggcgacggcgacgacggcacgGGCGGGTGCGACTGCAGCGGCGCCGACGGGTTCCTGGCCAGGGTCGTCGGCGTGGCCGGCCCCAAGTGCGACGGGGAGAAGCGGAGGCTGGACGCCTGGATCCGCCACTACAaccgcgggggaggcggcgggtgcAGCCGGGAGCCCGCGAGGCTGGCGCACCTGCTGCTCGCCAGGGCCTCCAGCGACGCGGCGGCCGTTGCGTCCCCGGCCACCGTCAAGGAGTTCCTGGACCGCGATCCGCCGCGGCAGACGACGGATTAGACagcgcgccgcagccgcagaGTCGCAGGCGTGGCATTGCATTTCTGAAAGCATTGCAGAGGCAATCACCGGATGCACCTAAAATATTGTTTACttcgcgaatttgggaggtgccaaattactgtagcaacactgtagcgttttgtttgtatttgtgaattattgttcaaatattgactaattaggctcaaaagattcgtctcgcaaagtacaacaaaactgtgcaaatagtttttgatttcgtctacatttagtactccatgcatgtaccgcaagtttgatgtgatggggaatcttctttttgcatagtgtcaaagttgggagtttggaggtaagAGAACAAGGGCGAAAATTGGATGCGTGCCGTTAGAACATCCAAACTAAGTTGTTTTTTTGTCCGTGGGATATCATCAAAACTTGGATTTGTGCAGCACACAATGCACTCTTCGAGAGGTTGCCTGGTAAATGAACGATTTTGCCCTCGCTTCGTTTTGTGGTTGCAGTGCAGCGGTCGCTTTGCTTCCTCGGCATTTTCTGGTCTGGTCCGTCCGCGGGCATCCTAGTTCCTAGCCAGCTGCTGTGATCCACCGCACCGGGCCCGTGCAGTCCGGCACGCGCAGTGACTACCACTGACGCGTGGGCCATCCGAGCGCtgggcccacgcgtcagtgGCAGTCACTGCAATGCAGTACTGCACCAGAGCAGGGTATTTCCCCGGCCGTTTTCCTGTTTCTTGCCACCCGCACCGTTGCTCGTCCCCGACGACCTCCAGCACCGGCGCCCCCGTCGCCCGGCCCCGACCTCCAGAGAGGGTGTTGCCAGAGCCCACGGGCCTTCCTGCAGCAGCCGCCGTCGGACGCCACGGCCGTCCGAGCTGCGTCCCGTCGTCGATGGCATGGTGGGGGAGAATTGTGAGCAGAGAAGGCGAGCGCGTCAATTGATTGGGAACTCACATGCAAAGGCGTGTGGGTTCGGCATCTTCGTCCCCGCCAACAAGGAGGCTGCGGACGGTGCATTGGGGAGGTCCATGGAGGGGGAAGAGACAGTGAgggctgacaggtgggacctGCACCAAGGGTATTTTGGTCCTCTTGCCGGACACTCCCTCCTTCCCggccaaaaaaataattttttaatatgTACAATGTGCTGTAGGAAAATATATGATTTCACGGTATTCCATAGACTCAATCGAAGAGCAGAATATGCTCCCCACAAAACCATTAGACAAAAAATCCAATTAAGTTTTGATGTATTTTAACGCTAATTCTTGGTAGGACGTCCGATGTCCCAACAAAAAATCGGACACTCCAATCCCAGCAACCATGTTGCGGTACGAATTTTTTATGCTTACTTTTGTTGCGATATTTTCCTAAGCGCGGTATTTGTAGCCTGGTTTGAATTATACCTAGACCCACGAACTGTTTGTGATAGCtggcaggtggtgacaacctTGTCCGACCTACGTAATCCACCACGTGAGAGTGACTAGTTTCATCCGTTTTCGTAGTTGAAGTGTGCATCCCGACATAAACAAAGATCGTTAGAATAGACTTATCTCTTGGTTTATACTTTCATCCGTTGTTGCTTTACCGTAGAGGTGATTGATTGAAGAACATAAAAGTATATAGGAATTTATCTCGGTCTCATTGTCATCCCGACTAGCTATGATGTAGATATTTTTTATCAGAGAGTCCTCATGTGTCATGGTTATCACTACTATCTATTGTTACCTCCACTGAGTTGTAGTTCGTTAAGTTGTGGTACATTCAAAGGATTTATTTACCGATTGTCTACACCATTAAGTGCTTCCCcatgaaaaatataaatatgatacTATGGAATAATCCCTGGTGAAATATTACAATGGATATTTTGTGTGCTGGTAGAATTAATCTTAGAAGCATAAGAAATACCATCAGCCATGAATAGAGTCAGGACATGAAGCCAAAGGTACACTAgttattatttaatattttgatTCTCTGGTTGCTCATCTTGAGAAACTCTTATGGAAATACCCTTAGCGGTAGTGGCGACCGTGGTTGTGGGACGGTCCAAGCTGAAACAAGAGTTCAAATTATGTTCTATTATCCATGTTGCATATGCGCGTTTGTTGGAAACAACTTTATACATCTATATCTTTAAAATTATTTGGCCAAAACATAATAGTATTAAAATATTCTTTTCTAAAAAGTAAGATAAATAGTATTGGGTACTCACTTCCACATTTGCTTTGAGGTGGTACGGGCTTCCCACATCTGCTGCAAGTTTAACAAGTTTGAAGACACTTGCATGGTCTTGATCAGGAATGCTAAGGATGTGACAAATACAAACCATATCAGATGTTTGCACAACAAGACAACACTCGAGGGATGGAGGTTCATAGTCAATGCCAATTCTGATGGTCTTCTTGCATGTTTCCAAAACCTTTGTTTTCTCCATATGGCAGTCATCCTCACCCCAAGCATGATGTGCTGCAAATAAGGTAAAAACTAAAGCAAGGACCAAGACTCGAAGGATTTTGGCCATCATATACTAGTATGTTGTTGGTGTTACTAGATAAGTGTTCCCTCTTTGTTAGCCTACAAATGGTGAATAAAACTGATCATTTTGTATACCATGCTTGCACTACACACTTCTATTTATAGCATATGAGAAGTTAAGTCTCATTGCAAATTAATGTTGGAGAATCCTTGGAGAGATAGTACGGTACCAAAAAATCCAATCATAAAGGAAACAATAAGTCCTTAGAAATCTATCCAATCATAAAGGAAACAATAAGTCCTTAGAAATCTTCGAACCAATCAAGAACATTTATATAAAAAACTGAATCACAAAACCAAAAAATAAATGTCACGAAGTCTTGAAATCAATGTACAAGCAACATGGATACAACTCATTTAGTATTTTATCCCTATCTTAACAAAATTTCCCAGTAGCCTCCTAAACCTATATGGTTGTCTCATAAATCCCCAAACTTGTGCACTTTTCATGTAGTAAATTAAACTTCTACCTTGTCTAGCCCTCCAAATTTGCTATGTTGGTGATATGTTCGTTTCAACTAACACGGTTGCCTCTCCTAGCTCTTTGAACACAAACTTTTGATATGGAGGCTATATATATGTTCATTTCAATTCTTTCAATATTTAAAGATTAAATACAAATCGATCCCGACTACTTGCACTACTACAAAAAGATATACTTTTAGAGGGATTTTACCTTCGGTTATGGAACTCATGGTAGCCGAGTGTAGGTAGAAATCACATTGTCAGTGCGAAATCTGGACGACAAGtgaatatttgtagttttgccgTGTGTTAGATcagatatggcctagcacacaataacacaggatgtatactggttcgggcaacgtgccctacgtccagtcaaggtcggtcgactttattcctgagcccagatGCTCaaagtttgtagtaggggtacAAATAAGAGGAGTATGAGAGGGGGTGCCTGAATCCTGACCTTGTTCTCGTCTCTGTGGAAGAGAGTGATAGGAGCTCAGACAGGCGCTAAGTGTATGTGTGTGCGAATGTCTAAGAGCACGTCTCTTGTGTCCGTCTAgaagcggggggggggggggggggggggggggggggtccgatCCATTTTACAGTACAAGGGGACGGTCCTTACAGGTCGGGGGAGGATAAAGAGTGAGTGTACGGatgctgcctagtcttgtcgaatcCCATGTTGGTGGACACGGTATGGCTTCCGTTCTCGATCCCAGTTCTTCTCGTCAGGCCATTACGCCATAGCGGATAGGTTTACGGCGCCACTATGCAGACGTGCGCAGGGCGTGGCGTGGTACGACTCCGTGTACGGTCAGCTGACCCGGGCACCGCCTCGTTATCCGCCCCACCTGCTCCCTGGGCCCACTCCGGGTGGGCATCCCCGGTCAAGGAGATCAGTGCAAGTGGTACGGCAAGTCCCCAGTCGGGGGATTAGGTCGGGAGCACTCAGTCGGGAGTGCTCGGTCGGGAGCACTCAATCGGGTTCGGATTGTGGCCCCACCCCCGGCTGGCTCCCTCTAGTCGGGGTGTCGACCAGGCCTCCTGGTCGGAGTAGCCGGTCGGCGGCCGGATCGTGGTCTCGGCTTGGCTGGGCGTAGCTAGGCCGGCCCAGGTATACATTTGTTGTTATCCCCTTTATTGGGCTAAGCGTCGCGGGAAAGTAGTCCTGTTAGGGACCTCgagtctatggacccgtcacaCATTGAGTAACATCCCCTCCAAAACCAATGGTGAAAATGGATATATACCACAACTGATAGTTCCAATTCCATTTTGTACCATCAATTGAATAAAAAAATGACAGTAATAACTGCCCACCATattaaatttgattaaattttTTATCAAATCTCATATGTGATTCAATTCATAGGCCTCACAAGTAGCACATTCATCAAGAAGTCCATCCACACATAAAACATCAATGTAAGTTCAACCATAAAACCTCACCAATTCAAATAGTCATCTACACCTAAACATCAATCATAAAAGTTCAACATGTGGAGCCAAAATGGTGTGGCCTCCTAGATCTTGTTGACGGAATACTCATCTTGTTAAGATCATACTTGAATCTCTCATGATTTTCTTCACACTTGAAGTTCAAGCATACGTTTGTTCTTACCCATCAATAGCTATGAAGGTTTTCTTTGATCTTTTAGTCTGTAAGTGCAATCATGATTTTCTTTAAGATCAACTCATAGGAAGGTTTTACATACTTATTGTCCTTTCAATCCGGAAAATTCTACACGGAAATAGTTCTTTGCTTTAGTCTACAaaattcttgttttgatgatttTAATAATTCTTCTTACATATCAGCAGGCACAAAGGTTTTCTTGCCGTATTTCAATCCCAAGAATCTAGAATTCCATTTCACTATAGTTCTCCTCAACATTGCGCAACATCTCATTCAAATGAGTGTGATGTCTTAGTTTTCCTCTTGCTTGTCCCTCCCACGTAGCAGCTCAAAATTACTAGATGTGCCTCCATATATGTGGCAAGCAAGGGTACGAGCCAAGCTACCATTCTAGAGGAGGCTTGTCATGGACCTGAGCATCAATGGTGGTGTTGCGGCAGCATCAGCTGGTTTATCCCGGTGACCATCATCGATCGTGTGACTTAAGGCCAATCTACAAGTATGTGCAGACCCACCAGTAAATCACTCAGACAAAATGCGTAGTGCTTTTAGTAAATTAACATGTATCCTAGTTAGCAGTTCTAGTCAATTGCCAGTTTGCCACCTAGATTTGGAATCCTATGTGTCATTTGTTGTTGGATGTCACATTGTGGTTCGTCATTTGCAGCTTGATTAGTATGGAGAGTGGTCGAACGGCTTGGTTGCTGCTTGACAAGATCATACTACTGGAAATGAAATTTCCCTGTGGGTTACCGACGCCAGTGAAATAATGTACAGACATGAAGACGCCGAATTTTCCTGGCGGCTGTTAACCGACAGAAAATAACTAATCGACAGGGAAACGGAAAACTGACAGGCAATTTCTCATTTCCCTGTCGCTGTATCCTTGTCAGTTATTCCCTGTCGGTTAACCTGTTAATCGATAGGGAAAACGTTTTCGAATTTTCCTGTCGGGATTTTGAATTTCCCTGTCGGTATTTGCACACACAGGAAAATTCAAGTTTTAAGAGCCTCATGCACCTCGTGTGATGTGATGTAACGGTGGAGGACACCTTAAGTCAGGCCAACGTCCACGCTGAAACGCATCAGTGGCGAGAGTAATCACACATACTCCCTTCGTCCAATGGTAGAGAGaataagaaacaaagaaaaatatcTGAATGGATCCGGATTGACTTTTAGCAGGTTGATCTTGGGTCCTTAGGACAATACCTGACTCGATCTTAGATCTCGTGTACAAATGATTAGCACATTATCTTGTATTCCCTGTGTCAAGTGACTTGAGAATAAGGTGATCTTCCATGGATATCCCACAATCGGCATGCAACGAGATGATTCTAGAGCCGACGCGGCAGCCCTATATATTCCAGAAATCGAAGGCTACTATTAACCGATGATTGCGGATGTTTGACGTGCTGCCTTTTTACATATTGTAACGTTGACATGTTTGACTGTGCCCCATCGCGTCTCTTGCCATCTTGatactatttattttggctTAACTTTTCTAGTTGGACATACGTTTTACTAGATATCTAGACAAACAAATTAATTCATTTTTAACTAAGCATGTGTTCAGTTTTAGGATCAAGTGGAATGGATCGGCTCCATCCCACTTTTTGAGGTTGGGTTCAACCCATCTCATGTTTGGTTGGGAGGTTGGGTCAGatccagttttttgtttggttgaagggTTTAAGAGGGATGGAATGGATATCATTTTAACGGTGTTAGCAACAGCTACCAGcgggccccacatgtcattcaCCCTTTTATTTCACTTTTTCCCTCGAGCTCcaccgagccgccgccggccaacacCCGCCCCtgtgcctccacctccgctcagccctcaccaccggccaccgccaaCCCCTGCCCTGCCACCTTCACCCGGTC
This portion of the Setaria viridis chromosome 7, Setaria_viridis_v4.0, whole genome shotgun sequence genome encodes:
- the LOC117862577 gene encoding uncharacterized protein — protein: MRRRPFSRHDGFFASLQRVEDRLAAEQHQEQRQDPPPPPPAAPATATARQPDASPFSDTMTTASPLLLLDPAPPSAPASRDSSGPALDFLTAHTEQDQRIQQDDGGGGGGVVEEDIAWLMALLGLSPPPPPDGDGDDGTGGCDCSGADGFLARVVGVAGPKCDGEKRRLDAWIRHYNRGGGGGCSREPARLAHLLLARASSDAAAVASPATVKEFLDRDPPRQTTD